CCGCGATCGCCGCGCCGAGCAGGGCGCCGCCGACGGCTCTGCGGCGGACGACGACGCCGAGAGCGACGACGGAGAGGAGGACGCCCAGGACGTCGGCGTGGGCGTTGTTGACCGCCTCGACGGGTACGGCCGGGCACCAGGCCCAGTAGGCGGCATGGCGTGGTTCGCCCCGTCGGCGGAGCACCAGGAGCAGGGCCGCCGTGGTGGCGACGGCGAGCAGTGCGCCGCCGGTCTGGAGCGGTTTGTGGCGGGCGCCGGACGGTGAGAGTTCGTGGACGGTGTAGAAGTACGCCTCGGCGACCGGGGGGTAGATCGTGTGCACCGACGGCCTGTTGATGAGGGTGGGGCGGTCCGGCGGGAAGAGCCAGGGGTCGCGAAGGTGCGCGAGTTCGGGGGCGTTCGGCGCGTAGTCGTACGGGGAGATGCCCGCGGCCTGGACCCTGCCGTCCCAGGCGTAGCGGTAGGAGTCGGAGCTCGTGCGGGGCGGTCCGGCGAGGCCGGTGAGGGCGACCGCGATCCCTCCGGCGAGCACCAGTGCCGTGACGTGGTGGCGGGGGACCTTGCGCAGGGCGAGGACCGCGGCCGCGAAGAGCACCCAGCACGCCGCGTACCACCAGGTCAGGCCCGACTGTCCGGATTCGGGGACATCTCTGGCGAGCGTGCTGAAGAGGGTGGCGGCGAGGGCTGCGAGCAGCGCCGCGGCGAGCGCGGTACGTCGGTTGATCACGCCGTCGAGCCTGCCACCGGGAGGGGTGCGGGCGGTGGGCCGCGCCCGCGACGTCCGCGTTTCGTAAGGTGCGGATCGCGGTGTCCGGCACCTTGCCGGGGGTGTGATGGGACGCATGGAACACTCACCGCCGCGGCTGGATCTCCGACGTCTGCTGCCGCGTTTCAACGGCCGGTTGCACGACCCCAGGACGGCGACGGCGATCGGCCGGTGGCTGGGGGCGGCGTTCGCCGTCTGTCTTGTCACCGGGGTCGTCAGCCATTACCTGCAGCATCCACCGGGCGCGCTCGTCGATGTACTGCCGAGCCGGCCGGTGTGGGGCTACCGGCTGAGTCAGGGGCTGCATGTGGCGAGCGGGATCGCCGCGATTCCGCTGCTGCTCGCGAAGCTGTGGACGGTCTATCCGCGGCTGTTCGTGTGGCCGCCGGCCGAGTCCGTGCTCCACGGTCTGGAGCGGCTCTCGGTGGGGCTGCTGGTCGCCGCGTCGGTGTTCGAGGTGTTCACGGGGCTGCTCAACACGGTCCAGTGGTATCCCTGGCCGTTCTCGTTCGTGCCGGTGCACTTCGCGGTCGCCTGGGTGGTGGCGGGGTCGGTGCTGCTGCATGTGGCGGTCAAGTACCCATTGATCAGGGCGCATTGGCGGCTCCGCTCCCCCGGGACGCTCGCACTGCCCACCGAGGACGGGCCGGACCGGCGGTCGCTGCTGCGCGGGGTGACGGCGGCGGTGGGCGCGGTGACCGTGGTGACGGTGGGGCAGTCGTTCACCCCGCTGGGGCGGCTCGATCTGCTGGCTCCGCGCCATCCGGATCACGGTCCGCAGGGGCTGCCGGTCAACCGTACGGCCGCTGCTGCCAGGACATTGGCGGTCGACACCGCCGAGTGGCGGCTGACGGTGACCGGCCCGCGTCCGTACGAGCTGACGCTCGACGAGCTCCGGGCGCTTCCGCAGAGCGCGGCCGAGCTGCCGATCGCGTGCGTGGAGGGGTGGTCGAAGTCGGCGCACTGGGGAGGGGTGCGGATCCGGGACCTCCTGGACCGGGCGGGTGCGCCGCCGGGGGCCGGGCTGCGGGTCGTGTCGCTCGAACACCGGGGCGCGTACCGAGTGATGGAGATGGGGCGCGAGTACGCCCGCGATCCGCTGACGCTGCTGGCGCTGCGACTCAATGGCGGCGTCCTCACGCCCGATCACGGTTTCCCTGCGCGGATCATCGCGCCGAACCGGCCCGGTGTGCTGCAGACCAAGTGGGTCACCCGGCTGGAGGTGCTGTGATGATGCGTCAAATTGTGGGCGTGGCAGGGTTGTTGATGATCGCGCTCGGCGGCTGGCTGCTCTCCGGGGTCGGTGATCCGACAGGGGCGGCGGTGTGGCTGGCGGGATCCGTGGTGCTGCACGACGGGCTGATCGCGCCGCTCGTGCTGCTCGCAGGGCTCGCGGTGGCCAGGGGGCCCGCACCCCGGGTGGTGCGGGCCGCACTTGTGGTCGGCGGATGTCTGACGACGGTCGCCCTGCCGGTGCTGCTGCGGCCCGGCACCCCGGCCAACTCCTCGGTGCTTCCGCTGGACTACCTCGCGAACTGGCTGATCCTGCTGGGGATCACTGCCGCGGCAGCTGTGGCGTACGCCGTAGTGCGACGAACCGGCGGCCCTGCTCCTGCCATGCGCCGGATTCGCTCCATCCGGTGGCGCGGCCATGACGGAGAACGGCCTGCACCCCCACCCGCGCCCAAGGGAAGTCCGCGCCGCTTCCGCCGCGGCCGTCGTCGACCCTGACCCGCACGCGTTCGTCCACCTCGACCGGGGCGGCCTCGACGAGCAACAGGCCGCCCCGGACGACGAGTTGGGCCGCCCGGAGAAGGAGAGCTCGGGGGTCGCCGCCGATGCCGATGTTGCCGTCGATGAGCAGGGCCGTGCCCCAGCGACCCTCGCCCGGCAGCGTGTCGAAGACCGAACGGCACAGGGCGGCTCCGCCTTCCCTGGTCGTACGGTCGACGGCCGCCGGGCTCACATCGATGCCGAGCACCCGGTGGCCCAGCGCCGCCAGCCCTGCGACCAGCCGTCCTGGCCCGCAGCCGATGTCCAGGACGGAGCCCTCGCAGCGGCCGAGTACGGACATGTCGGCGCGGTCCGCGCCCGCGCACCAGCGCTCCACCTCCAGCGGCAGCAGCCAGCCGTCGGCCCGGCGCAGGAACAGCGGGCCGCGTCCGGTGCGCAGGGCGTCCGCGTACGGGTCGGCCTGCCAGGCGCGCTGCTGTACGGGGGCGCTCATACGGCGGCGCCGAGCGCTGCTGCGAACCGGGAGTGCGGGGCCTCGGCCGCGACGAGGCGGGCGTCCGCGTCCGTGTCGACGTCCCTCAGGCGCGGCAGGTCTCGGACCGTGAGCCCTGCGTCGGTCAGGCGCTTGCGCTGGAGAGCGCCGGTCTCCGGGGTCGACATGGGGACTCCCCGGATCAGATCCCCCCGGGGTTCGGCCAGGCCCAGCGCCCAGAATCCGCCGTCGTACGCGGGGCCGAACCAGGCGTCGCAGCCGTCCCACCCGTCGAGTGCGGGGGCCAGCAGCGCGGGGGTGATCTGTGGGGTGTCCATGCCGACGAGCAGCGCAGGCCCCGTACAGCCCTCGAAGGCCGCGGCGAGGCGCTCGTCGAGGCCGCCCGCGCTCTGCGGGACGACGTCGAAGCCCGGTGGCAGCCAGTCCCCCACGGCTCCGTCGAGGACCAGGACGCGGCGCCGGGCCGGAGTGTCGAGTACGGCGTGGAGCGTGTCGGTGAGGGCGGCCTCCGCGAGTGCGGCCGCCTCCTCGGGGGTCCAGGGCGGGGTGAGCCGCGTCTTGACGCGCCCCGGCACCGGCGCTTTGGCGATGACGAGAAGGGTGGTCACCGGGCGGCCGCCCCGACCAGGACCGCGCGCATGTCGGCGACGGCCTGCCAGGTGCCCCGCCAGGTGCCGGTGACCTTGGACTTTCCGGTGCGCGGGCGGTACGGGACGTCGCTCTCGGCGATCCGCCAGCCGGCGTCGGCGGCCCGTACGACCATCTCCAGCGGATAGCCGCTGCGCCGGTCGGTGAGACCGAGCCCGAGCAGCGCCTCGCGGCGGGCGGCCCGCATCGGGCCGAGGTCGCGCAGGTGCACTCCGGTCCGGGAGCGCAGCATTCGCGAGAGGGCGAGATTGCCGGCCCTGGCGTGCAACGGCCAGGCGCCGCGGCCCTGGGGTCGCCGCCGCCCGAGGGCGAGGTCTGTCTCTCCGCCGGTCACCTGCTCTACGAGGGCGGGGAGCAGTCCGGGGTCCAGGGAGGCGTCGCAGTCGCAGAAGCACACGATGTCGGCCCGGGCCGCGAGCAGTCCGGCGTGGCAGGCGGCGCCGAAGCCGCGCCGGGGCTCGTGGACGACGGTCGCACCGAGGCGCTCGGCGAGTGCGGGCGATCCGTCGGTGGATCCGTTGTCGACGACGACGGCCCGCCAGCCGGCGGGAATGCGTTCCAGCACCCAGGGCAGCGCGGCGGCCTCGTCGAGGCAGGGGAGGACGACGTCCACGGACGTCGGAGGTGAGTCGGTCACGCCCTCACCGTACGAATCAGAAACGGACATAAGGGATTTCGAGTCCTTACGAAACACGGACGTCGGGCCGTCCGCAGGGTCCATCGGGGCCGCCGGGGCCCCGGCCGGTGCGAGGCTGGGAGCATGCAGAACCCTCATCCCGATCCGCACTCCGTGCCGCGCCCCGCGCGCATCCTGGTCGTCGACGACGACCCGACCGTCGCGGAGGTCGTCACCGGCTATCTGGAACGGGCCGGACACCTCGTCGACCGGGCGGCCGACGGCCCCGAGGCGCTGCGCCGGGCCGCCGAACGCTGGCCGGACCTGGTGGTGCTCGATCTGATGCTGCCGGGCATGGACGGCCTGGAGGTCTGCCGGGAGCTGCGCGGCCGGGGCCCCGTACCCGTGATCATGCTGACCGCGCGAGGTGACGAGGACGACCGGATCCTCGGTCTGGAGATAGGCGCGGACGACTACGTGACGAAGCCCTTCAGCCCGCGCGAGCTGGTGCTGCGCGTCGAGTCGGTGCTGCGCCGCAGCCGGGCGGGCGCGGACACCAGGCCGGGGCCGCTGCTCGCGGCGGCGGGGATCTCCATGGATCCGGCGGCCCGGAGGGCCACCAAGGACGGGTCCGAACTCGCCCTGACACTGCGCGAGTTCGATCTCCTGGAGTATCTGCTGCGCCATCCCGGGCAGGCCTGCAGCCGTGAGCGGCTGATGCACGAGGTGTGGGGGTGGGAGTTCGGTGATCTGTCGACGGTCACCGTTCATGTGCGGCGGCTGCGCGGGAAGATCGAGAGCGATCCGGGTGCGCCCGCGCTCATCCAGACGGTGTGGGGCGTCGGCTACCGCTTCGAGGTGAGCGAGGCGTGAAGGACCTCCTGCTGATCGCGCTGTACGCCTTCGCCGGGGCCTGTGCGGCCGGGCTCCTCGGGGCCCTGGTGCTGCGGCTGCTCCGCCGGCGTTCGGTCGCCGTCGTGCTGACCGTCGTCGCCGCGGTGGCGGTGACCGCGATGCTGGCCGGGACGCTGGTGGTGGCGTGGGCGATGTTCCTGTCGGCGCACGACCTGAAGGTGGTGACGCTGGTGGCGGCGATGGCGGCCGTGGTCTCGCTGGCCACCGCGCTGCTGCTCGGCCGCTGGGTCGTGGCGGGGAGCAAGGCGCTGACCTTGGCCGCCCGCTCCTTCGGCGAGGGCGGTTCCTTTGCCGCGCCGGACGGCGCAGCCACCTCCGAACTGGCCGATCTGGGACGGGAATTGGCGGCCACGAGTGCCAAGCTGGCTGCTTCGCGCGAGCGAGAGCGGGCGCTGGAGACTTCGCGCCGTGAGCTCGTCGCCTGGATCTCGCACGACCTGCGTACGCCGCTGGCCGGTCTGAGGGCGATGTCGGAGGCGCTGGAGGACGGCATGGCGGCCGATCCCGAGCGCTACTTCCGGCAGATCCGTACCGAGGTGGACCGGCTCAACTCGATGGTCGGCGACCTCTTCGAGCTCTCCCGGATCCATGCGGGTGCGCTGACGCTCACTCCGACCCGGATCTCCGTGTACGACCTGGTGGGCGATGCGATGGCCGGCGCCGATCCCCTGGCGCGCGAGCACGGGGTGCGGCTGGTCGGCGAGGGTGTCGAGCCGGTGCCGGTGGAGGTCGACGGCAAGGAGATGACGCGGGTGCTGGCCAATCTGCTGGTCAACGCCATCCACCGGACGCCCGCCGACGGCACGGTCGCGGTCGCCGCCGAGCTGCGGTCCGGGTCGGTGGTGCTGTCGGTGACCGACGGCTGCGGCGGGATTCCCGAAGGCGATCTGGAGCGCGTCTTCGACACGGGCTGGCGCGGCAGTGAGGCCCGCACTCCCCCGGCGGGTGCGGGCCTCGGTCTGGCGATCGTGCGCGGCATCGTGGAGGCTCACGAGGGGCGGGCCGCCGTCCGTAACGTGACGGGCGGCTGCCGCTTCGAGGTCACTCTCCCCGCAGCCCCGATCTAGCGAACTCGGCCATCCCCTCGGCGAATCCGACCTCCGGCTTCCAGCCGAGCTCGGCCCGCAGACGCTCCGAGGACGCCGTGATGTGGCGTACGTCGCCGAGCCGGTAGCCGCCGGTGATCACGGGGTCGGGGCCGCCGTGCGCGCGGGCCAGTTCGCAAGCCATCTCGCCGACGGTGTGGGGGGTGCCGCTGCCGGTGTTGTACGGGGTGAGCGCGGACGGCAGCCTCTCGCCAAGGGCTTCCAGGGCGACGGCATTGGCGGCGGCCACGTCCCGTACGTGCACGAAGTCCCTGCGCTGGCGACCGTCCTCGTACACCTGGGGTGCTTCGCCGCGGGCGAGGGAGGAGCGGAAGAAGGAGGCGACCCCCGCGTACGGCGTGTCCTTGGGCATCCCCGGGCCGTACACATTGTGGTAGCGCAGGGCGACCGCCCGGCCGCCGGTGGCTCTGGCCCAGGACGCGGCCAGGTGTTCCTGGGCGAGTTTGGTCGCCGCGTACACATTGCGGGGGTCCGTC
The sequence above is drawn from the Streptomyces sp. NBC_01465 genome and encodes:
- a CDS encoding glycosyltransferase 87 family protein yields the protein MRPITPPARCRTPRSAPYETRTSRARPTARTPPGGRLDGVINRRTALAAALLAALAATLFSTLARDVPESGQSGLTWWYAACWVLFAAAVLALRKVPRHHVTALVLAGGIAVALTGLAGPPRTSSDSYRYAWDGRVQAAGISPYDYAPNAPELAHLRDPWLFPPDRPTLINRPSVHTIYPPVAEAYFYTVHELSPSGARHKPLQTGGALLAVATTAALLLVLRRRGEPRHAAYWAWCPAVPVEAVNNAHADVLGVLLSVVALGVVVRRRAVGGALLGAAIAVKFLPAVLLPGILRRRPKEAAAVLLPAAACVALAYLPYVLASHSSVFGYLGGYAQEEGYDDAGARDRYALLRLVLPDSWALPAVIVVMAAVCAHVLLRGDPQRPWRGCLLVTGAAFLLMTPGYSWYALLLVALVALDGRWEWLVVAVAGAARYVAGGAVDDRAVLGTTAYGLAAVVVVGTAVVRWRFLNSSDDPRRSAHDGPVRPPAGPTRRLPEPVHRTG
- a CDS encoding molybdopterin-dependent oxidoreductase, whose amino-acid sequence is MEHSPPRLDLRRLLPRFNGRLHDPRTATAIGRWLGAAFAVCLVTGVVSHYLQHPPGALVDVLPSRPVWGYRLSQGLHVASGIAAIPLLLAKLWTVYPRLFVWPPAESVLHGLERLSVGLLVAASVFEVFTGLLNTVQWYPWPFSFVPVHFAVAWVVAGSVLLHVAVKYPLIRAHWRLRSPGTLALPTEDGPDRRSLLRGVTAAVGAVTVVTVGQSFTPLGRLDLLAPRHPDHGPQGLPVNRTAAAARTLAVDTAEWRLTVTGPRPYELTLDELRALPQSAAELPIACVEGWSKSAHWGGVRIRDLLDRAGAPPGAGLRVVSLEHRGAYRVMEMGREYARDPLTLLALRLNGGVLTPDHGFPARIIAPNRPGVLQTKWVTRLEVL
- a CDS encoding class I SAM-dependent methyltransferase → MSAPVQQRAWQADPYADALRTGRGPLFLRRADGWLLPLEVERWCAGADRADMSVLGRCEGSVLDIGCGPGRLVAGLAALGHRVLGIDVSPAAVDRTTREGGAALCRSVFDTLPGEGRWGTALLIDGNIGIGGDPRALLLRAAQLVVRGGLLLVEAAPVEVDERVRVRVDDGRGGSGADFPWARVGVQAVLRHGRATGWSESGAWQEQGRRFVALRRTPQLPRQ
- a CDS encoding TIGR04282 family arsenosugar biosynthesis glycosyltransferase; amino-acid sequence: MTTLLVIAKAPVPGRVKTRLTPPWTPEEAAALAEAALTDTLHAVLDTPARRRVLVLDGAVGDWLPPGFDVVPQSAGGLDERLAAAFEGCTGPALLVGMDTPQITPALLAPALDGWDGCDAWFGPAYDGGFWALGLAEPRGDLIRGVPMSTPETGALQRKRLTDAGLTVRDLPRLRDVDTDADARLVAAEAPHSRFAAALGAAV
- a CDS encoding glycosyltransferase family 2 protein codes for the protein MSVSDSYGEGVTDSPPTSVDVVLPCLDEAAALPWVLERIPAGWRAVVVDNGSTDGSPALAERLGATVVHEPRRGFGAACHAGLLAARADIVCFCDCDASLDPGLLPALVEQVTGGETDLALGRRRPQGRGAWPLHARAGNLALSRMLRSRTGVHLRDLGPMRAARREALLGLGLTDRRSGYPLEMVVRAADAGWRIAESDVPYRPRTGKSKVTGTWRGTWQAVADMRAVLVGAAAR
- a CDS encoding response regulator transcription factor, producing the protein MQNPHPDPHSVPRPARILVVDDDPTVAEVVTGYLERAGHLVDRAADGPEALRRAAERWPDLVVLDLMLPGMDGLEVCRELRGRGPVPVIMLTARGDEDDRILGLEIGADDYVTKPFSPRELVLRVESVLRRSRAGADTRPGPLLAAAGISMDPAARRATKDGSELALTLREFDLLEYLLRHPGQACSRERLMHEVWGWEFGDLSTVTVHVRRLRGKIESDPGAPALIQTVWGVGYRFEVSEA
- a CDS encoding sensor histidine kinase, whose translation is MKDLLLIALYAFAGACAAGLLGALVLRLLRRRSVAVVLTVVAAVAVTAMLAGTLVVAWAMFLSAHDLKVVTLVAAMAAVVSLATALLLGRWVVAGSKALTLAARSFGEGGSFAAPDGAATSELADLGRELAATSAKLAASRERERALETSRRELVAWISHDLRTPLAGLRAMSEALEDGMAADPERYFRQIRTEVDRLNSMVGDLFELSRIHAGALTLTPTRISVYDLVGDAMAGADPLAREHGVRLVGEGVEPVPVEVDGKEMTRVLANLLVNAIHRTPADGTVAVAAELRSGSVVLSVTDGCGGIPEGDLERVFDTGWRGSEARTPPAGAGLGLAIVRGIVEAHEGRAAVRNVTGGCRFEVTLPAAPI
- a CDS encoding NAD-dependent epimerase/dehydratase family protein, producing MRVLVTGGAGFIGSHLTRTLTDRGHTPVVLDALLPSAHPRLPQLPDAEWIHADVRDRAAVVRALRGVDAVCHQAAMVGLGKDFADAPDYVSCNDLGTAVLLAAMAETGVSGLVLAGSMVVYGEGRYDCPAHGRVRPGPRAASALEEGRFEPLCPYCGAELAPGLVGEDAPTDPRNVYAATKLAQEHLAASWARATGGRAVALRYHNVYGPGMPKDTPYAGVASFFRSSLARGEAPQVYEDGRQRRDFVHVRDVAAANAVALEALGERLPSALTPYNTGSGTPHTVGEMACELARAHGGPDPVITGGYRLGDVRHITASSERLRAELGWKPEVGFAEGMAEFARSGLRGE